From Moraxella sp. K1664, one genomic window encodes:
- a CDS encoding glycosyltransferase family 25 protein encodes MLKNYVISLANAQERRLHIIQEFGQKEINFEFFDAVTPDQIDELATKFGLDITNANLTKGELACLFSHVSLWQKAIDDDLEYIGIFEDDVYLANSSQSFLNNTDWIPKDCHIIKIELFDKIILSKGTKISAKDRFLIPLIDIHLGCAGYILSKDAAINLVDFHKDYTKYNGIIAVDHIVFEHYIQHGKYHPYQLNPCLCIQSDRQTNQTIISSQLEQDRRNRFENILRIEREKIHQNLYKKIWREVKRPFWQFYRWIKKIITHIDRKRKTVYLTLD; translated from the coding sequence ATGCTTAAAAATTATGTCATCAGCCTTGCCAATGCACAAGAAAGACGTCTACATATTATACAAGAATTTGGACAAAAAGAGATTAATTTTGAATTTTTTGATGCTGTTACACCAGACCAAATTGATGAGTTAGCGACTAAATTTGGGCTAGATATCACCAATGCCAATCTAACCAAAGGAGAGTTGGCATGCTTATTTAGTCATGTTAGTTTATGGCAAAAAGCCATTGATGATGATTTGGAGTATATTGGAATCTTTGAGGATGATGTATACTTAGCCAATTCAAGCCAGTCATTTCTAAATAATACCGACTGGATTCCCAAAGATTGCCACATTATCAAAATAGAGTTGTTTGACAAAATCATTTTGTCAAAAGGCACTAAGATTTCTGCAAAAGACAGGTTTTTAATCCCTCTTATTGACATTCATCTTGGGTGTGCAGGATATATATTGTCCAAAGATGCCGCTATCAATCTTGTGGACTTTCATAAAGATTATACTAAATATAACGGCATTATTGCTGTCGATCACATTGTATTTGAACATTACATACAGCATGGCAAGTATCATCCATATCAATTAAACCCCTGTCTATGCATACAAAGCGACAGACAGACCAATCAAACTATTATTTCAAGTCAACTAGAACAAGATCGTCGAAACAGATTTGAAAACATACTTAGAATTGAGCGTGAAAAAATTCATCAAAATTTGTATAAAAAGATTTGGAGAGAGGTAAAAAGACCATTCTGGCAATTTTATAGATGGATAAAAAAAATTATCACCCATATAGATAGAAAGAGAAAAACTGTTTACTTGACACTTGATTAA
- a CDS encoding glycosyltransferase family 4 protein — protein MKILHVLLTSLPIPPNDYGGTERVLWALYQGQKELGHDVRFLTKYDNKNPDGLIYDENKPLEGQIEGWADIIHFHFPYDGEINTPFVCTEHSNSDIEKEFNINTIYLSSKHAENYHANCYVHNGLYWADYGEPNLDKPQNYVHYLAKATWRIKNVQGAIKIAKNANIPIHILGGKRFNLKRNPYFYLSSDLTFHGMVGGMAKNDLVRNSKGLIFPVLWHEPFGLAMIESLYLGCPVFATPFGAMPDIVSDDVGVLSDSYAVLTEAVKDVDKFDRRACHERAKSHFSHLSMSKAYVECYERVLAGENLNAQRPKSKANIKDRLNMRV, from the coding sequence ATGAAAATATTACACGTTTTATTAACTTCCCTACCTATTCCGCCCAATGATTATGGTGGGACGGAACGGGTATTATGGGCGTTATATCAAGGGCAAAAAGAGCTTGGGCATGATGTTAGGTTTTTGACCAAATACGACAATAAAAATCCCGATGGCTTGATATATGATGAAAATAAACCCTTGGAGGGTCAAATAGAAGGCTGGGCGGATATTATTCACTTTCATTTTCCCTATGATGGCGAGATAAATACGCCATTTGTCTGTACTGAGCATAGCAATAGTGATATTGAAAAAGAATTTAATATCAACACCATTTATTTATCATCCAAACACGCTGAGAATTATCATGCCAATTGCTATGTGCATAATGGGCTGTATTGGGCGGATTATGGCGAGCCAAATTTGGACAAGCCACAAAATTATGTGCATTATTTGGCAAAGGCGACATGGCGAATCAAAAACGTACAAGGAGCGATAAAAATCGCCAAAAATGCCAATATACCCATACATATTTTGGGCGGTAAACGCTTTAATCTAAAACGCAATCCATATTTTTATTTATCATCGGATTTGACTTTTCACGGTATGGTGGGTGGCATGGCTAAAAATGACCTTGTGAGAAATTCAAAAGGGCTGATTTTTCCTGTGTTGTGGCATGAGCCGTTTGGGCTTGCCATGATTGAAAGTTTATATTTGGGTTGTCCTGTATTTGCCACGCCATTTGGGGCAATGCCCGATATTGTCAGCGATGACGTGGGGGTGTTGTCGGACAGTTATGCGGTGCTGACCGAAGCGGTCAAAGATGTTGATAAGTTTGACAGACGAGCATGCCATGAGCGAGCCAAATCGCATTTTAGTCATCTGTCCATGTCAAAGGCGTATGTGGAATGCTATGAAAGAGTATTGGCAGGCGAGAATTTAAACGCACAACGCCCAAAATCAAAGGCGAATATCAAGGATAGGCTAAACATGAGAGTGTAG
- a CDS encoding glycosyltransferase family 25 protein, translated as MKNYVISLATAHDRREHIKAEFGKQGIEFAFFDAVTPDNIERISTQLNIPLANNQRLSLGEKACFLSHVFLWQKMIDDNLEHIAIFEDDVYLGENAVAFLQDDWLNFPFDIIKLETWHELVHLGKPIIHHHGRALHPLKSTHVGACGYIISKDHACSLMGYLQHDFDIHGQAIDHILFGNTCINSTIYQLNPALAIQSDRHDNTLKSTLEATRNNRYEQPMTLIQQFNRRMKTWKRSILKRLVYKIVPFK; from the coding sequence ATGAAAAACTATGTCATCAGTCTAGCTACCGCTCATGACCGCCGAGAGCATATCAAGGCGGAATTCGGCAAACAAGGTATTGAATTTGCATTTTTTGATGCGGTTACGCCAGACAACATAGAGCGTATTTCCACGCAATTAAACATTCCTTTGGCAAACAACCAACGCTTGTCATTGGGCGAAAAGGCATGTTTTTTAAGTCATGTCTTTTTATGGCAAAAGATGATAGATGACAACTTAGAGCATATCGCCATTTTTGAAGATGACGTATATTTGGGCGAAAATGCCGTTGCCTTTTTACAAGACGACTGGTTAAACTTTCCTTTTGATATTATCAAGCTAGAAACATGGCATGAATTGGTGCATTTGGGCAAACCTATCATTCATCATCATGGCAGGGCATTACACCCCCTAAAAAGCACCCACGTTGGAGCATGCGGTTACATCATCTCAAAAGACCATGCTTGCTCGCTCATGGGTTATTTGCAACACGATTTTGATATTCACGGACAAGCCATAGACCATATTTTATTTGGAAACACTTGCATTAATTCAACCATCTATCAGCTAAACCCTGCTCTAGCCATTCAGTCAGATAGGCATGACAATACCCTAAAAAGCACACTCGAAGCCACTCGCAACAACCGTTATGAGCAACCTATGACTTTAATCCAACAATTTAACCGTCGCATGAAAACATGGAAGCGAAGCATTTTAAAAAGACTTGTCTACAAGATAGTACCATTTAAGTAG
- a CDS encoding glycosyltransferase family 2 protein, with product MSQYPLSVVMIVKNEAKNLAISLPALDGLADEIIILDSGSTDNSREIAEQYGAKWHVNTDWQGFGKQRQLAQSYATGEWILALDADEEITDELKQSILAVIKNPPNDTVYGIKRIDCIFGHEIDNRLWAVKAHWRLYPKKYNYDNNLVHESVVLNGASTATLDGFMRHHTADTPLFWLTKRLEYAKAWADDRHRQGKKGKFSKVILNPFWAFFKQYFVDGRFLQGRYGLIYSLMFTQYTFNKYAILYDLTHNQAEQAFLKSVEFAKNLTPIDLTNKKSTLSLVMICKNESKHLKACLDTVHDLVDEIIILDSGSTDDTRKIAESFGAKWHTNTDWQGFGKQRQLAQSYATSDYVLVLDADERLDQELRQSIADILRQPVQTDKVFAIARVNTFCGVEVQPRSWYTDKLARLYARTQFKYSDLEVHESLDQQGVPSVVLKGYLPHITNDNLHHFLVKNIRYSHDWAKEKHTKGKTVSMAGLLVRSWFSFVREHVIRADFMGGAYGYILAVASLGYTLDKYIMLWQMNRNKP from the coding sequence ATGAGTCAATACCCCCTATCAGTCGTCATGATTGTCAAAAATGAAGCCAAAAATTTGGCAATCAGCTTGCCTGCTCTAGACGGCTTGGCGGACGAGATTATCATTTTGGATAGCGGTAGCACCGACAACAGCCGAGAAATTGCCGAACAATATGGGGCAAAATGGCACGTCAATACCGACTGGCAAGGCTTTGGCAAACAACGCCAACTTGCCCAATCATACGCCACAGGCGAATGGATATTGGCATTAGACGCTGATGAAGAGATTACCGATGAGCTAAAACAGAGCATTTTGGCGGTCATTAAAAATCCACCCAATGATACGGTATATGGGATCAAACGCATAGACTGTATTTTTGGGCATGAGATTGATAACAGGCTATGGGCGGTTAAGGCTCATTGGCGACTGTATCCAAAAAAATATAACTATGACAATAACTTAGTGCATGAATCGGTCGTGCTAAATGGGGCAAGCACTGCCACGCTTGACGGCTTTATGCGACATCACACGGCAGACACGCCCCTATTTTGGCTCACCAAACGTCTAGAATACGCCAAAGCATGGGCGGACGATAGGCACAGACAGGGCAAAAAAGGCAAATTTAGTAAGGTAATTTTAAACCCGTTTTGGGCGTTTTTTAAACAGTATTTTGTGGACGGGCGTTTTTTGCAGGGCAGGTATGGGTTGATTTATTCGCTGATGTTTACCCAATACACCTTTAACAAATACGCCATTTTGTACGATTTGACCCACAACCAAGCCGAACAAGCGTTTTTAAAATCGGTAGAATTTGCCAAAAATCTCACGCCCATTGATTTGACCAACAAAAAAAGCACGCTGTCGCTTGTCATGATTTGCAAAAACGAATCCAAGCACCTAAAAGCGTGCCTTGATACCGTGCATGATTTGGTAGATGAGATTATCATTTTGGATAGCGGTAGCACCGATGATACCCGCAAGATTGCCGAATCTTTTGGAGCAAAATGGCACACCAATACCGACTGGCAAGGCTTTGGCAAACAACGCCAACTTGCCCAGTCTTATGCTACAAGCGATTATGTGCTGGTGCTGGACGCTGATGAACGCCTTGACCAAGAATTAAGGCAGTCTATTGCTGATATATTAAGGCAACCCGTGCAGACAGATAAGGTCTTTGCCATTGCTCGGGTCAATACCTTTTGTGGCGTGGAAGTTCAGCCACGCTCATGGTACACCGATAAGCTTGCTCGGCTCTATGCTCGCACGCAGTTTAAATATTCAGACTTAGAAGTGCATGAATCGCTTGACCAACAAGGCGTGCCAAGCGTGGTATTAAAGGGCTATTTGCCCCACATCACCAACGACAATCTGCATCATTTTTTGGTAAAAAATATCCGATACAGCCACGACTGGGCAAAAGAAAAACACACCAAAGGCAAAACCGTGAGCATGGCAGGACTGCTTGTTCGCTCGTGGTTTTCGTTTGTGCGTGAGCATGTCATCCGTGCCGACTTTATGGGCGGGGCGTACGGCTATATCTTGGCGGTGGCGTCTTTGGGTTATACCTTGGATAAATACATCATGCTGTGGCAGATGAATCGGAATAAGCCATGA
- a CDS encoding glycosyltransferase: MTDNRYVICMKWGTKYGAEYVNRLYNMVKRHLTLDFQMVCLTDDPTGIDDNVKCYPIPELNLPANLPERGWKKLTTFKPELYDLKGTALFLDIDIVIVDNIDCFFTHKAEHDDSVMIIRDWKKPWRMVGNSSVYRFKVGQNTYPNLLSYFEQNFEKIRSEVRHEQAFLSNYLREHHHLEYWDASWCVSFKYHCLQKIPMAYFVPPKKPHGAKIVIFHGEINPPDAITGGGGKWYRHVLPSEWIKDAWQ, translated from the coding sequence ATGACCGACAACCGCTATGTGATTTGCATGAAATGGGGAACCAAATACGGTGCCGAGTACGTCAATCGCCTGTATAATATGGTAAAACGCCATTTGACCCTTGATTTTCAAATGGTGTGCTTGACGGACGACCCCACGGGCATTGATGATAATGTCAAATGCTATCCCATTCCCGAGCTAAACCTACCTGCCAACCTGCCCGAACGTGGCTGGAAAAAACTCACCACCTTTAAGCCAGAATTGTATGATTTAAAAGGCACGGCGTTATTTTTGGATATTGACATTGTCATCGTGGATAATATTGACTGCTTTTTTACGCACAAAGCGGAGCATGATGACAGCGTGATGATTATCCGTGATTGGAAAAAGCCGTGGCGAATGGTCGGCAACAGTTCGGTATATCGCTTTAAAGTGGGGCAAAATACTTATCCGAACTTACTTAGTTATTTTGAACAAAATTTTGAAAAAATCCGTTCAGAAGTTCGCCACGAACAGGCGTTTTTATCCAATTATCTGCGTGAACATCATCATTTGGAATATTGGGACGCCAGTTGGTGTGTGAGTTTTAAATATCACTGCCTGCAAAAAATTCCCATGGCGTATTTTGTCCCACCCAAAAAACCACACGGGGCAAAAATCGTCATCTTTCATGGCGAGATTAATCCACCAGACGCCATCACAGGTGGGGGCGGTAAATGGTATCGCCATGTTTTGCCAAGTGAGTGGATTAAGGATGCTTGGCAATGA
- a CDS encoding lysophospholipid acyltransferase family protein gives MLNLIKFVPMSFLGALARFASYLAKWSNASIYRSICTNLMLVRPFMDKDERDRLAFTALQNQLISTLDSAKSWAMSPEWSIAQIKTVHNREILERGFANPKGLILVVPHIGTWEMMNAWLCGFGDLTIMYKPSGNPSLDRFILSGRERLSATLVPTDSTGVKAIFKTLKSGGFTVILPDHVPDKNGGEIVPFFGIPTMTGTLTTKLAQKTGCALVGLACIKGKDGFEIFCYDLTDPNLYDKNDIIATTALNNSMQMMINEHFAHYMWGYRRFKTTPFGENPYLLPFDDLHAQIKSYKIDKNKENP, from the coding sequence ATGCTTAATCTTATCAAATTCGTGCCAATGTCCTTTTTGGGGGCATTGGCTCGTTTTGCGTCTTATCTTGCCAAATGGTCAAATGCCAGCATTTACCGCAGTATTTGCACCAATCTCATGCTAGTCCGCCCTTTTATGGATAAGGACGAGCGAGACAGGCTTGCCTTTACCGCCTTGCAAAATCAGCTTATCAGCACCCTAGACAGTGCCAAAAGCTGGGCAATGTCCCCAGAATGGTCTATCGCCCAAATCAAAACGGTGCATAACCGTGAGATTTTGGAGCGTGGTTTTGCCAATCCCAAGGGGCTGATTTTGGTGGTGCCACACATCGGCACTTGGGAGATGATGAACGCATGGCTGTGCGGTTTTGGCGATCTGACGATTATGTATAAACCGTCTGGCAATCCTAGCCTTGACCGATTTATCCTAAGCGGTCGTGAACGGCTGTCCGCTACGCTTGTCCCCACCGACAGCACAGGCGTTAAGGCGATTTTTAAAACGCTAAAATCAGGCGGATTTACTGTGATTTTGCCCGACCATGTGCCTGATAAAAATGGCGGAGAGATTGTACCGTTTTTTGGCATTCCCACCATGACAGGCACGCTCACCACCAAACTTGCTCAAAAAACAGGCTGTGCGTTGGTTGGTCTGGCGTGTATTAAAGGCAAGGACGGATTTGAGATATTTTGTTATGATTTGACCGACCCCAATTTGTACGACAAAAACGACATCATCGCCACCACTGCTTTAAATAATAGTATGCAGATGATGATAAATGAGCATTTTGCCCATTATATGTGGGGCTATCGGCGATTTAAGACCACGCCTTTTGGCGAAAATCCCTATCTGTTGCCTTTTGATGATTTGCACGCCCAAATAAAATCTTATAAAATAGACAAAAACAAGGAAAATCCATGA
- the aspS gene encoding aspartate--tRNA ligase, protein MAIRTEYCGSVTESYIDQTITVVGWVHRRRDHGGVIFLDMRDRDGLLQVVIDPDTPEAFATADKARSEFILKITGRVRARYEGTQNPNMKSGQIELLAKEIETLATSETPPFPLNDDFSNVSEELRLKYRFLDIRRPEMLDRLRFRSKVTSLIRNYLDEHGFLDVETPILTRATPEGARDYLVPSRVSNGEFYALPQSPQLFKQLLMVGGIDRYYQIAKCFRDEDLRADRQPEFTQIDVETSFLDDNDIMDLMEGMTTKLFDELLDVKFDKFERMPYSQAMRDYASDKPDLRIPLKLVDVADIMQNVEFKVFSAPAADPKGRVVALRIPKGGEITRRQIDDYTKFVGIYGAKGLAYIKVNDVSNINNGVDKESGLQSPIIKNMTDDVLVELIKRTGAENGDIIFFGADKAKVVNDAMGALRVKIGHDLNLLTCEWAPLWVVDFPMFEETDDGKWTSVHHPFTKPKGTVEEMKNSPETALSIAYDMVLNGTEIGGGSLRINTLDMQKAVFEALGINEAEAEEKFSFLLNALKYGAPPHGGLAFGLDRLVMLMTGASSIRDVIAFPKTKTAECPLTEAPAGVDNKQLRELGIRVREKEKAE, encoded by the coding sequence ATGGCAATTCGCACAGAATATTGCGGTAGTGTTACCGAAAGCTACATTGACCAAACCATTACCGTTGTCGGCTGGGTACACCGCCGTCGCGACCACGGGGGCGTAATTTTCTTGGACATGAGAGACCGGGACGGACTATTACAAGTCGTCATTGACCCCGACACGCCAGAAGCCTTTGCCACCGCTGATAAGGCACGTTCTGAATTTATCCTAAAAATCACAGGGCGTGTGCGTGCCAGATACGAAGGCACCCAAAACCCCAACATGAAAAGCGGTCAAATTGAACTTCTTGCCAAAGAAATTGAAACCCTTGCCACGAGCGAAACGCCACCATTTCCGCTAAACGATGATTTTAGCAACGTTTCAGAAGAGCTACGCCTAAAATACCGCTTCCTTGACATTCGCCGTCCTGAAATGCTTGACCGCTTGCGTTTTCGCTCAAAGGTAACAAGCCTTATCCGCAACTACCTAGACGAGCATGGCTTTTTGGACGTTGAAACACCTATCCTAACTCGTGCCACCCCAGAAGGGGCAAGGGATTACCTTGTGCCAAGCCGTGTGTCTAATGGCGAGTTTTATGCCCTGCCACAGTCGCCACAGCTATTCAAACAGCTTCTTATGGTAGGCGGTATTGACCGTTATTATCAAATCGCCAAGTGTTTCCGTGATGAAGATTTGCGTGCCGACCGCCAGCCTGAATTTACCCAAATTGACGTCGAGACCTCATTCCTTGATGACAACGACATCATGGACTTAATGGAAGGCATGACCACCAAGCTATTTGATGAACTTTTGGACGTAAAATTTGATAAATTTGAGCGTATGCCGTACTCACAAGCCATGCGTGATTATGCGTCCGACAAGCCTGATTTGCGTATTCCACTAAAACTTGTGGACGTGGCGGACATCATGCAAAACGTGGAGTTTAAAGTATTCTCCGCCCCTGCGGCAGACCCCAAAGGTCGTGTGGTTGCCCTACGCATTCCAAAAGGTGGTGAGATTACGCGTCGCCAGATTGATGACTACACCAAATTTGTTGGCATTTATGGGGCAAAAGGTCTAGCCTACATCAAGGTAAATGATGTATCTAACATCAACAACGGCGTAGATAAAGAAAGCGGACTACAATCGCCTATCATCAAAAATATGACCGATGACGTGCTTGTAGAACTTATCAAACGCACAGGTGCCGAAAATGGCGACATCATTTTCTTTGGTGCCGACAAAGCCAAAGTGGTTAATGACGCTATGGGTGCGTTGCGTGTCAAAATCGGTCATGATTTAAATCTTTTGACCTGTGAGTGGGCTCCACTATGGGTTGTGGATTTCCCCATGTTTGAAGAGACTGATGACGGTAAGTGGACATCAGTTCACCACCCATTTACCAAGCCAAAAGGCACAGTAGAAGAGATGAAAAACAGCCCAGAGACCGCTCTGTCTATCGCTTATGACATGGTGCTAAACGGTACCGAGATTGGCGGTGGAAGTCTTCGTATCAATACCCTAGATATGCAAAAGGCAGTCTTTGAAGCACTAGGCATTAATGAAGCCGAAGCCGAAGAGAAATTTAGCTTCCTACTGAACGCCCTAAAATACGGTGCGCCACCGCATGGCGGATTGGCATTTGGTCTTGACCGTTTGGTCATGCTCATGACAGGAGCAAGCTCTATTCGGGACGTTATTGCCTTTCCTAAGACCAAAACGGCAGAATGTCCGCTCACCGAAGCCCCTGCTGGCGTGGATAATAAGCAACTGCGTGAGCTTGGCATTCGTGTGCGTGAAAAAGAAAAAGCTGAATAA
- a CDS encoding potassium/proton antiporter — protein MDTLNILYLVSAVLIFVSIMTSQLSARLGVPLLLFFLGVGVLAGEEGILGIEFEQYALANFIGQAALACILLDGGLRTSLNSFRVGLKPAVTLATWGVVATVLTLGVFIAYLLGVDWRLGLLIAAIVGSTDAAAVFSLLRNGGVKLNDRVQATLELESGANDPLAILLVTVMIALNLDPESQTIWTILSLLATQIGVGLVMGVVSGFVLSKLLPKVHLADGMYAILIMSAGMAVFGATNLLGGSGFLAVYLTGVAIGNTKVRATEHVLRVMDSFAWLSQAVLFVVLGLLVTPSSLLQVWHYSLIVFLFLLFVARPFAVMTSLLPFGFNWREIGFISWVGLRGAVPITLAIIPIMMAVPQANLAFNIAFGLVILSLLAQGATIPFMSRAFGVWVPTDSEPKAEHEIWVGDHANITLYEFEVGKGAFAVGRHPVNISSRFNANDVNLFAVVRNDHLLVVNDDTALRAGDVVWYAMSGDNASSVAKIFNNSATQYQKTSEFYGDWLLSPHIKIADLPFFSGGQSLLKTDRPSTSKSTKKTPFDFFEVFTPPKSTLGGIDDELIEIFDKHKNETIEEYMLNHFHAEPVSGDKVRLNDHWSLIVRDVDNRGRLRGVGLKNTVKKE, from the coding sequence ATGGACACCCTAAATATTTTGTACCTTGTCTCGGCGGTGCTGATTTTTGTAAGTATTATGACAAGCCAGTTGTCGGCTCGTTTGGGCGTGCCTTTGCTGTTGTTCTTTTTGGGCGTGGGTGTGCTTGCTGGCGAAGAAGGGATTTTGGGGATTGAGTTTGAGCAGTATGCCCTTGCTAATTTTATCGGACAAGCTGCCCTTGCGTGCATTTTGCTTGATGGGGGACTTAGAACGTCTCTCAACTCGTTTCGGGTGGGGTTAAAACCTGCCGTTACCCTTGCCACTTGGGGCGTTGTGGCAACTGTATTGACGCTTGGGGTGTTTATTGCGTATCTTTTGGGGGTGGACTGGCGACTTGGGCTGTTGATTGCCGCCATTGTGGGCAGTACCGATGCGGCGGCTGTTTTTAGCCTGCTTAGAAATGGTGGGGTCAAGCTCAACGACCGTGTGCAAGCAACGCTTGAACTTGAATCGGGGGCGAACGACCCGTTGGCGATTTTGCTTGTTACGGTCATGATTGCCCTAAACCTTGACCCCGAAAGCCAAACAATCTGGACAATTTTGTCGCTACTTGCCACCCAAATTGGCGTGGGGCTGGTCATGGGCGTGGTGTCGGGCTTTGTGCTGTCAAAACTGCTCCCCAAGGTGCATTTGGCGGACGGTATGTATGCCATTTTGATTATGTCAGCAGGCATGGCGGTATTTGGGGCGACCAACCTGTTGGGCGGTTCGGGCTTTTTGGCGGTGTATTTGACGGGCGTGGCGATTGGTAATACCAAAGTGCGTGCCACCGAACACGTCCTTCGGGTCATGGACAGTTTTGCGTGGCTATCGCAGGCGGTGCTGTTTGTGGTGCTGGGGCTACTGGTTACGCCATCTAGTCTTTTGCAAGTGTGGCATTACTCTTTGATTGTGTTTTTATTTTTGTTGTTTGTCGCTCGTCCGTTTGCGGTCATGACAAGCCTGTTGCCTTTTGGCTTTAATTGGCGTGAAATTGGCTTTATCTCATGGGTGGGTCTGCGTGGGGCAGTACCGATTACCCTTGCCATTATTCCCATCATGATGGCAGTTCCCCAAGCCAATTTGGCGTTCAACATCGCCTTTGGGCTTGTGATTTTGTCGCTACTTGCCCAAGGGGCGACCATTCCTTTTATGTCCAGAGCCTTTGGGGTATGGGTGCCAACCGATAGCGAACCAAAGGCGGAGCATGAGATTTGGGTAGGCGACCATGCCAATATTACGCTTTATGAATTTGAAGTGGGCAAGGGGGCGTTTGCCGTGGGACGACACCCTGTCAATATCTCAAGCCGTTTTAATGCTAATGATGTCAATTTGTTTGCGGTGGTAAGAAACGACCATTTGCTTGTTGTCAATGACGACACGGCATTGCGAGCGGGCGATGTGGTGTGGTATGCCATGAGTGGGGACAATGCCAGCTCTGTGGCAAAGATTTTTAACAACTCTGCCACCCAATACCAAAAAACAAGCGAGTTTTATGGCGATTGGCTACTGTCTCCCCACATCAAAATTGCCGATTTGCCGTTTTTTAGCGGTGGGCAATCCTTGCTCAAAACAGACCGACCCAGCACGTCCAAATCCACCAAAAAAACGCCCTTTGACTTTTTTGAAGTATTTACCCCACCCAAATCAACGCTTGGCGGAATTGATGATGAGTTGATTGAAATATTTGATAAGCACAAAAATGAGACCATCGAAGAGTATATGCTAAACCATTTTCATGCTGAGCCTGTCAGTGGCGATAAGGTGCGACTCAACGACCATTGGAGTCTCATTGTGCGTGATGTGGACAATCGGGGCAGACTGCGTGGCGTGGGGCTAAAAAATACGGTCAAAAAGGAATAA
- the sohB gene encoding protease SohB — protein sequence MLFHSSKKPTELSIIHLNKLQDKRQEQLKDALKNSQKDDKKCGLFGKLYKKAKDKAKDKKDKADDKNKGDNKSVFVLDFDGDIKASAVAHLREEISVIISSAKSGDEVVVRLESGGGQVNAYGLASAQLARLKQAGLILTVCVDKISASGGYMMACVADKIIASDFAVIGSVGVVSQLPNFNKLLKKHDVDFEQFTAGEYKRTVTMFGENDDEDRAKHQADIDRIHELFKTFVKTHRPSLDVEKIATGEIWFGQDALDLGLVDAIGTSDAYVLELMKEHDVFVLHTRTKPTLAEKLGLSEQMGVKMGDMVGQMVSSVGEQLAKYQRP from the coding sequence ATGCTATTTCATTCATCAAAAAAGCCGACTGAATTATCCATTATTCATCTTAATAAACTCCAAGACAAACGCCAAGAGCAACTCAAAGACGCTCTAAAAAACAGCCAAAAAGACGACAAAAAATGCGGTCTGTTTGGCAAATTGTACAAAAAAGCCAAAGATAAGGCAAAAGACAAAAAAGACAAGGCGGACGATAAGAACAAGGGCGACAACAAAAGCGTCTTTGTCCTAGATTTTGACGGCGACATCAAAGCGTCTGCGGTGGCTCATCTGCGTGAAGAGATTAGCGTGATTATCAGCTCGGCAAAATCAGGCGATGAAGTGGTGGTACGTTTGGAGAGTGGTGGCGGACAGGTGAATGCTTATGGTTTGGCAAGTGCTCAACTTGCTCGCCTAAAACAAGCAGGGCTTATTCTCACCGTCTGCGTGGACAAAATCTCGGCAAGTGGTGGCTATATGATGGCGTGTGTGGCGGACAAGATTATCGCCAGTGATTTTGCGGTCATCGGCTCGGTGGGTGTGGTAAGCCAGTTGCCTAATTTTAATAAACTTCTTAAAAAGCATGATGTGGATTTTGAGCAATTTACCGCAGGCGAGTACAAGCGTACCGTTACCATGTTTGGCGAAAATGACGATGAAGACCGTGCCAAGCACCAAGCGGACATTGACCGCATTCATGAATTGTTTAAAACCTTTGTCAAAACGCACCGCCCAAGCCTAGATGTGGAGAAGATTGCCACAGGCGAGATTTGGTTTGGGCAGGACGCTTTGGATTTGGGGCTTGTTGATGCAATTGGTACGTCCGATGCCTATGTGCTTGAACTGATGAAAGAGCATGATGTTTTTGTATTACACACTCGCACCAAGCCGACTTTGGCAGAAAAGTTAGGCTTGTCTGAACAAATGGGCGTAAAGATGGGTGATATGGTTGGACAAATGGTGTCATCGGTAGGCGAACAACTTGCCAAATATCAACGTCCTTAA